The DNA region TTGGCGAAACCGGCGTTATGACAAATCTGAACTTATGGGCACAAGAAAAAGCAGGATTGCTCGAATTGCTGCGCCGCCATCCGAATTGGGATGAGGACGCAAAGGCAATCGTGTTTTCCTTTGACGAGGGACGCGGTATTCAGCGTGATGTCGTGGACGAGATTGCTTTTACTATGGAGGATCTTGCCGCCGAGCAGATCAATGAAGAACAGCGTTTGGAGGATTTCCGCATTGCTCTGCGTGCCGCTGTCAACGAGTACAGCAGCACGCTGTCCGAGCAAACGCTGGAGATCATCCGTACCCGTGGCGGTATAAAATGCGCCGAGGGACAGAAAACCAGCCGGATCATCGGCAAGCTGTGCCGCAGTTTCGGTGTGGACGGGCATGAGCGTTATAATGCGGTATTTGCCCAGCTTTCCGATTCTCTGAATCCTCTGCAAATGCTCAAAACGGCGCTGTTATCTCTGCACCCGTGTGATTTTCTCGAAATGTCTAACAAGGACAACACCTGGACTTCCTGCCACAATCTCGAAAGCGGCAGCTATCAGGCCGGTACGCTGTCCTATATGACTGACGATGTGAGCATGATCTTCTTCACGGTTGACCCGGAAGTGAAAGACCATTATTACCGTGCGCCGAGACGGTCACGGCAGATGTTTTTCTACAAGGATCAAACGCTGTTTCAATCAAGGCTCTATCCGAGCGATTTGTCGGAGCAAATGGATCTGTACCGCAGTATCGTACAGAAAGCGATTGCGACCTGCCTCGGTGTGCCAAATCGTTGGGTGCTGAAAAAGAAGCGTGAGGATGTGAACGAGTGCTGCACCAGCGGCGAAGGCAGCCGTCAATATCCCGACTATAATTACTACGGGAATCTGTCGATGCTAAAAACCGCTGCCGCACCCAGTCATTTCGTCATTGGAGGCCCATCACTCTGTGTTTGCTGCGGCCAAGCGTACCATTCGGGTCACTTGAAATGCCGATGCGAGGATACCGTTGTCTGCAAGGATTGCGGCAATACTGTTCCCAAGCAAAATGCAAGATATATTGAAGGAGTCTATCACTGCCATGCGTGCCTGCATATCTGCGGCTCGTGCGGTGAGATGATCCACGGAACAATGTATCCGGCATACGACCGCAGAGGCCGGTTGGTAGAGATATGCGAAGCCTGCTACCGGGCATCGCTTGAGCCGTGTGCGGCCTGCAGCGTTTGCAGCATCTGCCGCATCATCGGCAATGCGTTCTGCCACAGGACTTCGGTCACAGCTGCGGAAGGCGGTGCGAGATGATTCGATTTGATGATATTCTCCGTATGCGGCAAAAGGAACTGAAGCATTATCTGGCCGGTCACCTGAAGAAACTTGGCTATGAGACAGTCAAAAAGAAAGGCTTCCTCTATGCCGAGGGCACAGTGCCGGTGCTGTTGGTCGCCCATTTGGACACCGTACATAATGAGCTGCCGCATATCATCTGCCGATCCGAAGACGGGCGCTATATCATGTCCCCGCAAGGGATCGGCGGCGACGACCGGTGCGGCGTATATATGATCTTACAGATCATTAGCGAAGTACGCTGCCATGTGCTGTTCTGCGAGGATGAGGAAACCGGCGGACAGGGCGCCAAAGCGTTTGAACGGAGCGGGATCCAGATCGATGTGAATTACATTGTAGAGGTGGACCGCCGTGGGAACAACGACGCTGTGTTTTACAACTGCGACAACCCGAAGTTTTCTGAGTTTGTCTGCTCCTTCGGTTTCCGTGAGGCAATGGGCTCCTTCAGCGACATTTCCGTTGTTGCGCCATATCTCAAAACAGCAGCGGTAAATATTAGTGCCGGTTACTACAATGAGCACCGATTGCACGAAGTGATCGACTGGTCTGCCATGCAGAACAATGTCGAGCGCATCAAGCAGATGGTGCAGACGGAAACCGGCAAGTATCCTTACAGAAAGCGAAAGCTATATGCCGGCTCCTATTTCGGGCAGCAGACGCTGTTCGACATAGAGCCTGCCGGCAGAGATAAGGAAAAGCTGCTGATGGAGCTGCCGGAAGGAACGCGGCTTATGATGAACGGGTGCGAGGTCACACCTTCTTTTCCGTATCTTATGGATAACGAAGGCAATGTGTACGCCGGCATTCAGGAGCTTGACGCTGCAGTTTTATCGGAAAATTCCATTGCCTGCGACGAGAATGGGGAGCTTCTCTCCTTTTCGGTGTTTGACGCCAAGCGGATGAAAGTTCTCTCTATGGAGTCGGCAATGGAACAGTTAGGAATGGATATTGGGTGGTAGGCTCCTCTGCTCACCCAAGCATTAGAAAGGAGTTGCCATGAGAAAGATCACCGTTCTCGACTTTTGCAGTCGGATCGGAATTGCCAGCGATGAGATACCAGTCGTTGTAAAGGCCGGGATCAATATAGTAGGTCGCTACCGCAGTTTATATAAACTGACGGCACAGGCTATGCCCGACTTGCTGGAGGCTAAGGTGCAATCTGTAACCTCGACACGAGAAGAAGTCATCCTTCAAATTACTTTCAAGGACTTCAGCACGAAACGACCATAATCGTATATGAGCGAATAGCACCTCACGGGATTTTTCCCCGTGAGGTGCTTTGTCTTATCACTATTTTTTACTTGCGGGACTATTTTGCCCCTTTGCGGAAATCTGTTGAAATAACACGCATTAAAGTCGTAATTAAAGAGTATAAACCAAAAACAAAGGAGATTTTACCATGCTAATCAGTATCGACCACGGGAATAAACAAATCAAAACCAACCACAGGACCTTTGTGTCCGGGCTTCGGGAAAGCGACACAAAGCCGCCCTTCGGAAAGGATGTTCTGTTCTACAAGGGCAAGTATTATACCCTCACCGATCAGCGCATCCCGTATATGCGGGACAAGACGGCTGACGAACGGTATTTTATCCTCACGCTGTTTGCCGTTGCCTTTGAGCTTGCCGGAACCGAGTACCGCAAGGACGAGATCGTAGATGTGCAGCTTGCGGTAGGCCTGCCGCCTGCCCATTACGGAGCGCAATACGAACGGTTTGAAAACTATTTTCTGAACCGGGATATTATTGACTTCCAGCTCGACGGCAGACCGTACTCTGTATTCATCAGCACGGCGATTTGCTTTCCGCAGGCTTACGCTGCCATTATGCCGATCTATCAGCGGATCCATTCGTATTCAAAGGTTGCAGTGCTGGACATTGGCGGTTTTACTGCCGACTATCTGCTGGTGAAAAACGGCGAGGCGGATCTGTCTGCCTGCGACTCACTGGATAACGGCGTCATCACTCTTTACAATGGAATCAAATCCAAGGTCAATGCGGATTTTGACATCCTCCTGGACGAGTCGGACATTGATGCTATCTTGAAGGATACGCCTACCGATTTTGACGAAAGTGTGATCCGTATCGTGCAGGAGCAGGCGCAACAGTTTATCAACGATCTTTTCGGCAAGCTCAGAGAGCGGATGATTGATTTGCGCTCCGGCAAGGCTGTGTTTGTCGGCGGCGGTTCTATCCTACTGAAGAAACAAATCGAAGCGTCCGGCAAGGTCGGCGCACCGATTTTTGTCGATGAGATTTCCGCCAATACAAAGGGCTACGAGCTGTTGTTCAAGGCCGCTTGTATGGGGTGATGTGAATGGCGAAGAAAGATATTTACAAGTTCACTATTCAATTCAGCGGCGGAGATCCGCAGCATCAGCAGGTTGCGGAAATACTCAATCAGCAGGGGCGCCGGAAAGCACAGTTTCTTGTAAACACAGTTCTGCACTACATTCATTGCTCCGAAACGCCCGATATTCCTCAGCCGTCACCAGTTAATACCGACGCCATTGAAGCAATCGTGCGGCGCATTATGGAGGAATACTCAGAAAAGCCCACCCCAAAAGATGTCGGACAGGCGCCGGAGAAAAAGACGGTCAAATCCGAAGAGATCGCCTTTGATGACGCTGCCGAACTGCTGGGAGAGGATGGTATGGCGGCAATCAAAAATACTATGGCAAGTTTCAGAAGATGAGTAAGGGCGGCAGGAGCAAAACTCCTGCCGCCCTTTTATTTTATGGGTCAAAACGGTCTATGCAGCGCATAAACACAATGCAAAGCTCCTGGTACAGATCCTCGTCAAGAATTCCGTCTATAATTGATTCTTTCAGTAGCAAGGGCTGATATAGCATCAGTAATTCTGTTGTGGCTGTTCTGTCTCCGAATTTTGCTTGCAACAGTAACTCTTTGAAATTCATTTTGATTCACCTTCTTCCATAAATCGGCGGAGCTTCTTTATTGCACGGTAATACAGTGAGGCTACAGTCTTATAGGACATACCGAGTTCATCCGATAATTGCCCGAAGCTTTTTTCCTCAATGATTCTTTCAAGGACGATCCGCCGTTCGTTTTCCTTGATTGACCGAAGCGCTTGCCGCACGGTCTCATGATCCGTGATCTCCTGAATGATGTCCGTTGTATCGAACAGGAGATAGTCCAGGTCAAAAAGCGGTGTTTCAAAGCGAAACTTGCGGCTTTTCTCGGTCAAAAATTGAATTCTCCGATTATGGACTGCCTTTTTCACATAGGCCGAAAACTGGTTTTGCAATATTTCCTGCTCAGTTGAGCCATTATTCTTTTTATACATATAAAACCCTCCGTGTTTCTTGTCTGGCGTATGGGAGCAGACAAACACGGAGGAGAACGGCACCCGGGGCAATGACAGTTAAAACAAAAGAAAGCGCATTGACGGACATGAAAATCCGAAAATGCGCTTTCCTCTGCGTATATACAAGTGTCGTTATGATAATATGTGCCGGGCGGTGTGTCCCAAATAATTGAGAAAAGCAGTTGCAATACATAAGAAACGAGCTGCAACTCATATTCGTGAGTGCAACTCGTTTTAGGTGTCCAAGTATTATGCTCTAAGAGAAGTAAAAATAGACTTCGTCTTCCGCCGTTAGCTTAAATGAACCTCCTCATATGTACCATAGTGCTCCTTTCACACATAAAAAGCGAACCACAACTCACTAAATGCGAGCCGTAAGGATATTTATACGAACTGTAGCTCACACTAAAATATATATGAGGTGAACTACAGTGCAAAATGTATTAGATACCTTCGCTGCGGAAGTGCTCCGAAAGCGCAAGGCGATTGGCTACACACAGAGGCAGCTGGCGGATAAGCTCCATATGAGCATCCGTACTATTCAGGATCTGGAACACGGAATCAGCAATCCAAAAGCCGAAACCATCTTGCTTATTGCGAGAGAATTGGATATCAGTATTGATGCGATCCTGTTTCCCAATATTGTGCGAGGGCATATTTCAAAAACCGCTATGGATTTCTTCGCCGGAAAGAGTGAGGCAGAGGTTCAAAAGTATGTGTCCTTGTGTCAACAAGCAGATAAGCTGAAAACTGATAAATGAGCAGCCGTTTACAAAGATAAGCGGTTGCTTCTTTTTTCGATATATTGTTTGTCTTTTGACCTGCCACAACAAAAATCCCTATGTTCCTGCTATTCTAAGGATAGCAAAACATAGGGATTTTTTAGGGAATATATCGGGAAGAATTCGGTAGTTTTATTTTCTGTTGTAACAAAATCGGTAGCCGACACCCCAAACATTTTTTATCTGGACCGAATCGTCATCGGACAGTTTCTGCCGGAGTGATTTTATATGAGCTTTAACCACCTCATCAACATTATATGCAGTCTGCTCACTCCACAAGAGATCATAAAGCTGATCACAGGTAAATACTTTGTTTGGATTCTCGGCAAACAGAAGCAGCAGGTCAAATTCCTTTCGTGTCAGCATAATTTCCTTTTCGCCAAGGAACGCTTGCCGACTCTCCGGAGAAATACGCAGCCT from Vescimonas fastidiosa includes:
- a CDS encoding zinc-binding metallopeptidase family protein — its product is MIRFDDILRMRQKELKHYLAGHLKKLGYETVKKKGFLYAEGTVPVLLVAHLDTVHNELPHIICRSEDGRYIMSPQGIGGDDRCGVYMILQIISEVRCHVLFCEDEETGGQGAKAFERSGIQIDVNYIVEVDRRGNNDAVFYNCDNPKFSEFVCSFGFREAMGSFSDISVVAPYLKTAAVNISAGYYNEHRLHEVIDWSAMQNNVERIKQMVQTETGKYPYRKRKLYAGSYFGQQTLFDIEPAGRDKEKLLMELPEGTRLMMNGCEVTPSFPYLMDNEGNVYAGIQELDAAVLSENSIACDENGELLSFSVFDAKRMKVLSMESAMEQLGMDIGW
- a CDS encoding ParM/StbA family protein, with product MLISIDHGNKQIKTNHRTFVSGLRESDTKPPFGKDVLFYKGKYYTLTDQRIPYMRDKTADERYFILTLFAVAFELAGTEYRKDEIVDVQLAVGLPPAHYGAQYERFENYFLNRDIIDFQLDGRPYSVFISTAICFPQAYAAIMPIYQRIHSYSKVAVLDIGGFTADYLLVKNGEADLSACDSLDNGVITLYNGIKSKVNADFDILLDESDIDAILKDTPTDFDESVIRIVQEQAQQFINDLFGKLRERMIDLRSGKAVFVGGGSILLKKQIEASGKVGAPIFVDEISANTKGYELLFKAACMG
- a CDS encoding helix-turn-helix domain-containing protein; translation: MNFKELLLQAKFGDRTATTELLMLYQPLLLKESIIDGILDEDLYQELCIVFMRCIDRFDP
- a CDS encoding RNA polymerase sigma factor, giving the protein MYKKNNGSTEQEILQNQFSAYVKKAVHNRRIQFLTEKSRKFRFETPLFDLDYLLFDTTDIIQEITDHETVRQALRSIKENERRIVLERIIEEKSFGQLSDELGMSYKTVASLYYRAIKKLRRFMEEGESK
- a CDS encoding helix-turn-helix domain-containing protein — protein: MQNVLDTFAAEVLRKRKAIGYTQRQLADKLHMSIRTIQDLEHGISNPKAETILLIARELDISIDAILFPNIVRGHISKTAMDFFAGKSEAEVQKYVSLCQQADKLKTDK